A genome region from Natranaeroarchaeum sulfidigenes includes the following:
- a CDS encoding 2Fe-2S iron-sulfur cluster-binding protein translates to MPQNSEHHDDHSDGKSCSSRRVKADPERRRLLVAMGGVGTVAISGCLDMFDDEDDPEEEPEAEDDPDEEDDPEEETEDDPEEEAQVYEVEFLEFDETIEVDEDEALLYAGLDQGWDLQYACEVGTCGQCTARYDGDANEVISHDGNEFLDEEQIEDGWLLTCVAFPEDDFAIETNVQPEEE, encoded by the coding sequence ATGCCACAGAACTCTGAGCACCACGATGACCACTCCGACGGGAAAAGCTGCTCGAGTCGTCGTGTGAAAGCTGACCCGGAGCGTCGCCGCCTGTTGGTCGCAATGGGAGGAGTCGGTACGGTGGCGATCTCGGGTTGTCTCGATATGTTCGACGACGAGGACGACCCTGAAGAGGAGCCTGAGGCAGAAGACGACCCTGACGAGGAAGACGATCCGGAGGAGGAAACAGAGGACGACCCTGAGGAGGAAGCGCAGGTGTACGAAGTCGAGTTCCTGGAGTTCGACGAGACGATCGAGGTCGACGAGGACGAGGCACTGCTGTACGCCGGGCTGGACCAGGGATGGGATCTACAATACGCCTGTGAAGTCGGGACCTGCGGTCAGTGCACAGCCCGGTACGACGGCGATGCAAACGAGGTTATCAGCCACGATGGCAACGAGTTCCTCGACGAAGAACAGATCGAGGACGGCTGGTTGCTTACGTGTGTCGCCTTCCCAGAAGACGACTTTGCAATCGAAACGAACGTTCAGCCCGAGGAAGAGTGA
- the hcsS gene encoding halo-CC-star protein HcsS, giving the protein MLLSASDEDVLAAAAALGEELAAAKADTSQFQFTTMLKQCNEAITEETGVKYGDACGAGGSC; this is encoded by the coding sequence GTGCTGTTGAGCGCCTCCGACGAGGACGTGCTGGCGGCGGCAGCGGCGCTGGGCGAGGAACTCGCCGCGGCGAAAGCCGACACCTCACAGTTCCAGTTCACCACGATGCTGAAACAGTGTAACGAGGCGATTACCGAAGAGACTGGCGTCAAGTACGGCGACGCGTGCGGTGCTGGCGGTAGCTGCTGA
- a CDS encoding FkbM family methyltransferase, with translation MLSDGRLYTGHLKRITRRVGVHTHLKSLYWGLDIPRILFRLSRQDSIVHEVGGIDVELPLETYWQYQRFRWMHPEIRLFEELVEELEPGDVFYDVGAHLGWHAVVAASVHDEIDVVAFEPHPTTANRLRTVVETTGHDIDVHEVALHEKASSVEFTAAPSSAAHVSGAQGERLSDTITIETVDGDSLVASGTVPSPDVLKIDAEGVDAAVLRGLRTTIERDRPRVIYCEVHTDGEEIERLLDELGYEFEPLRDARPILKALPA, from the coding sequence ATGCTCTCCGACGGTCGACTCTACACGGGCCATCTGAAACGCATAACGCGGCGGGTCGGGGTCCATACCCATCTCAAATCGCTGTACTGGGGACTCGATATTCCACGGATCCTCTTTCGGCTCTCCCGTCAGGACTCGATCGTCCACGAGGTCGGCGGAATCGACGTCGAACTCCCCTTGGAGACGTACTGGCAGTACCAGCGCTTTCGCTGGATGCATCCCGAGATCCGACTGTTCGAGGAGCTGGTCGAGGAACTCGAACCCGGAGACGTGTTCTACGACGTCGGGGCACATCTGGGCTGGCACGCTGTCGTGGCTGCGAGTGTTCACGACGAGATCGACGTGGTCGCGTTCGAGCCGCACCCGACCACTGCTAACCGACTCCGAACGGTCGTGGAGACGACCGGCCACGACATCGATGTCCACGAGGTGGCACTCCACGAGAAAGCGAGTTCCGTCGAGTTTACCGCGGCACCTAGCTCGGCCGCCCACGTTTCCGGTGCACAGGGGGAGCGCCTATCGGATACAATCACCATCGAGACGGTCGACGGGGATAGCCTCGTCGCGTCCGGAACAGTCCCATCTCCAGATGTACTCAAGATCGACGCGGAAGGTGTCGATGCGGCTGTTCTGCGCGGGTTGCGGACGACGATCGAGCGGGATCGACCGCGGGTGATCTACTGTGAAGTCCATACCGACGGCGAGGAGATTGAGCGGTTACTCGACGAACTTGGCTACGAATTCGAGCCGTTGCGCGACGCCCGTCCGATCCTGAAAGCACTACCTGCGTGA
- the arsA gene encoding arsenical pump-driving ATPase: MAETTTAAREIVEPSSEDTEFVFFSGKGGVGKSTVSCATATWLADNDYETLLVTTDPAPNLSDIFGQEIGHEVTTIDDIENLSAIEIDPDQAAEEYRQETIEPMRELLDDEQVTAVEEQLNSPCVEEIAAFDNFVDFMESPEYDVVVFDTAPTGHTIRLMELPSDWNAELEKGGSTCIGPAASMEDKKKDYERAIDTLQDGEKTSFAFVGKPEDSSLDEIQRSASDLGELGIESQLLIINGYLPESVCEDPFFEGKREDEQAVIERASEEFDADATATYPLQPGEIAGIDLLADVGGVLYDGNEATVDVGSATSIDTEASVDFDALTDPDAVAENLEPVDGETRYLFFTGKGGVGKSTIAATSATKLAEAGYETLVVTTDPAAHLEDIFGEPVGHEPTSVSQANLDAARIDQEKALEEYREQVLDHVTEMYADKDDTQIDVDAAIANVEEELESPCAEEMAALEKFVGYFEEDGYDIVVFDTAPTGHTLRLLELPSDWKGFMDLGSLTKGAAPAKGGKYDMVIETMQNPEKSSFAFVMYPEYTPMMEAHRAAEDLKDQVGIETAFVVANYLLPEEYGDNAFFANRRAQQQQYLGEIKDRFETPMMLAPLRQDEPIGLDELSAFGEEITGLSEIAKREEVTIQ; encoded by the coding sequence ATGGCCGAAACCACTACTGCAGCCCGAGAGATCGTCGAGCCGAGCAGCGAAGACACCGAGTTCGTCTTCTTCAGCGGGAAAGGCGGCGTCGGCAAGAGCACCGTCAGCTGTGCGACGGCGACATGGCTCGCCGACAACGACTACGAGACCCTGCTGGTCACCACCGACCCAGCGCCGAACCTCTCGGACATCTTCGGGCAGGAGATCGGCCACGAAGTGACCACGATCGACGACATCGAGAACCTCTCTGCCATCGAGATCGATCCGGATCAGGCCGCCGAAGAGTACCGGCAGGAAACGATCGAGCCGATGCGCGAGCTGCTTGACGACGAGCAGGTCACGGCGGTCGAAGAACAGCTCAACAGCCCGTGTGTCGAGGAGATTGCAGCGTTCGATAACTTCGTCGACTTCATGGAGTCACCCGAATACGACGTGGTCGTCTTCGACACCGCGCCGACGGGCCACACGATCCGGCTGATGGAGCTGCCATCCGACTGGAACGCAGAGCTGGAAAAGGGCGGCTCGACCTGTATTGGCCCGGCCGCCTCGATGGAGGACAAAAAGAAGGACTACGAGCGGGCGATCGACACCCTCCAAGACGGCGAGAAAACCTCCTTTGCCTTCGTCGGCAAGCCCGAAGACTCCTCGCTCGACGAGATCCAGCGGAGTGCCTCGGACCTCGGAGAGCTGGGGATCGAATCCCAGCTGCTGATCATCAACGGATACCTGCCCGAATCAGTCTGTGAGGACCCCTTCTTCGAGGGGAAGCGCGAGGACGAACAGGCAGTCATCGAACGGGCCAGCGAGGAATTCGATGCCGACGCCACAGCGACCTATCCCCTCCAGCCCGGCGAGATCGCCGGTATCGACCTGCTGGCTGATGTGGGTGGCGTCCTCTACGACGGCAACGAGGCCACCGTCGACGTGGGATCGGCAACCAGTATCGACACCGAGGCATCGGTCGACTTCGACGCACTAACTGATCCCGACGCAGTCGCCGAAAACCTCGAACCCGTCGACGGGGAGACGCGCTATCTGTTCTTCACCGGTAAAGGCGGCGTGGGCAAGTCGACGATCGCAGCGACATCGGCGACAAAGCTCGCCGAGGCGGGCTACGAGACGCTCGTCGTGACGACCGATCCGGCAGCACACCTCGAGGACATCTTCGGCGAACCCGTCGGCCACGAACCGACCTCGGTGAGCCAGGCGAACCTGGATGCGGCCCGAATCGACCAGGAGAAGGCGCTCGAGGAGTACCGCGAGCAGGTCCTCGACCACGTCACGGAGATGTACGCCGACAAGGACGACACCCAGATCGACGTCGACGCGGCGATCGCCAACGTCGAAGAGGAGCTCGAATCCCCCTGCGCCGAAGAGATGGCCGCGCTCGAAAAGTTCGTCGGCTACTTCGAGGAGGACGGGTACGATATCGTCGTCTTCGATACCGCACCCACAGGTCACACGCTCAGACTGCTCGAGCTCCCATCCGACTGGAAGGGCTTCATGGATCTCGGCTCGCTGACGAAAGGTGCCGCGCCAGCCAAGGGCGGCAAGTACGACATGGTCATCGAGACGATGCAGAACCCCGAGAAGAGCTCGTTTGCCTTCGTTATGTACCCCGAGTACACGCCGATGATGGAGGCCCACCGTGCGGCCGAGGACCTGAAAGACCAGGTTGGCATCGAGACGGCCTTTGTCGTCGCCAACTACCTGCTGCCCGAAGAGTACGGCGACAACGCCTTCTTCGCCAACCGCCGAGCCCAACAGCAGCAGTACCTCGGTGAGATCAAGGACCGCTTCGAGACCCCGATGATGCTCGCCCCGCTCCGACAGGACGAGCCAATCGGCCTCGACGAACTGTCGGCGTTCGGCGAGGAGATCACGGGACTGTCCGAGATCGCCAAACGAGAGGAGGTGACGATTCAATGA
- a CDS encoding phosphatase PAP2 family protein, whose protein sequence is MFPIEVLVLFLSVIVVTAVGLSLVCWWCLSARRLHEIRHRPDWVRDRLRAVGPFVLLLALVLLVNKGSQSYIERFSHAYGFEATATIYAIEGDFVVTFQSLVPDITMPYFSAVYVVGYALLLIAPVFLYFFADRARPLKLLVTAYAINYAVAVVFYASVVAYGPRNADRSSDGSSADAPLLELVPDITHLTALWNTNTNVFPSLHTSLSVTVFLLAAMTREEFRRWFGLSSVLAASIVVATMALGIHWLVDVLAGIVLAVVAVTGARAVVTRPKSH, encoded by the coding sequence GTGTTTCCGATCGAGGTCCTCGTACTGTTTCTGAGTGTCATCGTGGTTACCGCTGTTGGCCTCTCCCTCGTCTGCTGGTGGTGTCTTAGCGCCCGACGACTCCACGAGATCCGGCACCGACCTGATTGGGTTCGGGACCGCCTCCGAGCAGTCGGTCCGTTCGTCCTCCTCCTGGCGCTCGTTCTCCTCGTCAACAAGGGTTCTCAGAGCTATATCGAACGTTTCTCTCACGCGTACGGCTTCGAGGCAACTGCGACGATCTACGCCATCGAGGGCGATTTCGTCGTGACGTTTCAGTCACTGGTTCCCGACATCACGATGCCGTACTTTTCGGCGGTGTACGTCGTTGGCTATGCGCTGCTGTTGATCGCTCCAGTCTTTCTCTACTTCTTTGCCGACCGGGCGCGCCCACTCAAGCTGCTCGTGACGGCATACGCGATTAACTACGCTGTCGCGGTCGTGTTCTACGCCTCGGTCGTCGCCTATGGCCCCAGAAACGCCGACCGGTCCAGCGATGGGTCGAGCGCGGATGCGCCGTTGCTCGAACTCGTCCCAGATATCACGCATCTCACCGCGCTGTGGAACACGAACACGAACGTCTTCCCGTCGCTGCATACGTCGCTATCGGTGACCGTCTTCTTGCTCGCCGCGATGACTCGCGAGGAGTTCCGACGCTGGTTCGGGCTGTCGTCGGTGCTTGCAGCCTCGATCGTCGTCGCGACGATGGCGCTTGGGATTCACTGGCTCGTCGACGTCCTCGCGGGGATCGTCCTCGCGGTCGTTGCGGTGACTGGTGCACGAGCGGTCGTCACTCGGCCAAAGAGTCATTAG
- the hcsL gene encoding halo-CC-star protein HcsL, protein MSQQVSNEEAVEQKLQTFIGTLKDSGVYQEFMAANERLENDSEAKALLQEYQQKQRQLQTGGFDESVMSELRELQEEMNDNDTIQAHREAQEALVELLQETNEVISEKIGREFAQSLGGGCC, encoded by the coding sequence ATGAGCCAGCAAGTGTCCAACGAGGAGGCAGTCGAACAGAAGCTCCAGACGTTCATCGGGACGCTCAAAGACTCCGGGGTCTACCAGGAGTTCATGGCCGCCAACGAACGTCTCGAAAATGACTCGGAGGCGAAGGCGTTGCTGCAGGAGTACCAGCAGAAACAGCGGCAGCTCCAGACGGGCGGCTTCGACGAGTCGGTGATGAGCGAGCTGCGAGAGCTCCAGGAAGAAATGAACGACAACGACACGATCCAGGCCCATCGCGAGGCACAGGAAGCGCTCGTGGAACTGCTCCAGGAGACAAACGAGGTCATCAGCGAGAAGATCGGCCGCGAGTTCGCGCAGTCACTGGGAGGTGGGTGCTGTTGA
- a CDS encoding homing endonuclease associated repeat-containing protein, with product MIAHETCFEALREAAQRLGESPTKAQYEQLGLTPSASTILRVTDGWNAAKEQAGLDTEYSRGPRLDPQPDDVTIPDELEWDELSADQRWHYRHRETNNERTKTRRAANRAWVYVYKRDVAVCTRCGEADPACLDFHHLDQAVKEMAIGQMVTYGYSRERIRAEMEKCSILCSNCHRKEHYTVPAGVAAVSTSENGVSRSG from the coding sequence ATGATTGCACACGAGACCTGTTTCGAAGCACTTCGCGAAGCTGCACAGCGACTGGGCGAATCCCCAACGAAAGCCCAGTACGAACAACTTGGACTGACACCGTCTGCGTCGACGATCCTTCGGGTGACGGACGGCTGGAACGCGGCCAAAGAGCAAGCCGGACTCGACACGGAGTACTCCCGCGGGCCGCGACTCGATCCACAACCAGACGACGTCACCATCCCTGACGAACTGGAGTGGGATGAGCTCTCTGCCGACCAGCGCTGGCACTACCGGCATCGCGAGACGAACAACGAACGGACCAAAACACGTCGTGCTGCCAACCGAGCGTGGGTGTACGTATACAAACGGGACGTCGCAGTGTGCACTCGGTGTGGCGAAGCCGATCCGGCCTGTCTCGACTTCCACCATCTCGATCAAGCAGTCAAGGAGATGGCGATCGGTCAGATGGTCACCTACGGGTACTCACGGGAGAGGATTCGAGCTGAAATGGAAAAGTGTAGTATTCTTTGTTCGAACTGCCATCGGAAGGAACACTACACTGTTCCAGCGGGTGTTGCGGCTGTTTCGACCTCGGAGAACGGCGTATCTCGGTCGGGCTAG
- the arsD gene encoding arsenite efflux transporter metallochaperone ArsD — translation MTELQLYEEAMCCSTGVCGPDPDDELVEVSAALDQLDEEFENVEISRANMQHNIDEFLETQRIYDLVQEHGPSILPITVVDDEIVAREEYLEYDELAETLEQRVQPQEAQ, via the coding sequence ATGACCGAACTACAACTGTACGAAGAGGCGATGTGCTGTTCGACGGGCGTCTGTGGTCCCGATCCAGACGACGAACTCGTCGAAGTAAGCGCGGCCCTGGACCAGCTTGACGAGGAGTTCGAGAACGTCGAGATCAGCCGGGCGAACATGCAACACAACATCGACGAGTTCCTCGAGACCCAGCGGATCTACGATCTCGTCCAGGAGCACGGCCCCTCAATCTTGCCGATCACGGTCGTCGACGACGAGATCGTCGCCAGAGAAGAGTACCTCGAGTATGACGAGCTCGCAGAAACGCTGGAACAGCGCGTACAACCACAGGAAGCCCAATAG
- a CDS encoding ArsR/SmtB family transcription factor, with translation MSSNDRLQRYLADDQGSCTPGDVAERMAELEELDAATGGSTLDADVELLSALANDTRYKIVRMLHEADDELCVCEFGPLLDVSDSAISHALSQLTEAGLVTRRKDGKWRKYRATSRANAVLVALDGSRRL, from the coding sequence ATGTCATCTAACGACCGTCTCCAGCGGTATCTCGCCGACGACCAGGGCAGTTGTACGCCGGGGGACGTTGCAGAGCGGATGGCCGAACTCGAGGAACTCGATGCAGCGACGGGTGGTTCGACGCTCGACGCCGACGTCGAACTACTATCCGCGCTCGCCAACGACACCCGATACAAGATCGTTCGAATGCTCCATGAAGCGGACGACGAGCTCTGTGTCTGTGAGTTTGGACCCCTGCTCGACGTCAGCGACAGCGCGATCAGTCACGCGCTCTCACAGCTGACGGAGGCTGGTCTCGTCACTCGGCGCAAGGACGGGAAGTGGCGCAAGTACCGTGCGACATCGAGGGCGAACGCCGTACTCGTCGCTCTTGATGGATCGCGACGCCTCTAG
- a CDS encoding DEAD/DEAH box helicase translates to MDVSDLSLAPKFIEHFEGLGIESLYPPQAAAVEAGITRGDRVVAAMPTASGKTLVAQLAMLSADGPALYVVPLRALATEKYETFSELPDVSVGIATGDYDAENESFDEDDIVVATSEKVDSAIRNGASWVEAIACVVVDEVHLLNARGRGPTLEVTLAKLRRLVPDQQLVALSATVGNAAEIADWLDAELVRSTWRPIDLRTGVYDDGTVTFDDGGRRTIDPGDDPPTTAMVADVIDDGGQALVFVNSRREAETFARSLGAREFRTAPDVATGIREGATTSTGRALAEAAEGGVGFHHAGLRAEHRSIVEQAFRERDLAVLCATPTLAAGVNVPARRVIVRDHERFTGEGYEPLPVLEVHQMFGRAGRPGLDPYGEAMLVATGVDAAELRERYIGAEPERVESKLDSREALRTHVLATLAGGFAENRSELDDLLSSTFFAHQRDPSELTDLVDEVLSYLDATGMVRRNDGLSATDLGRLVSRVYVDPLTGAAVVEALGTAAAMDRVTTLTVLEIICDTEDMSTQYVRTEEAGRLSEFAMRNAEQFTKPVHDFEGNFQSWLATVKTARILDDWIAGVDPADLDERYGVAPGDVRRLAERAEWLLSATEVIAEHLSDGTGTHRPTDPDSDVEYDTVLERLQETRAALLDVTAE, encoded by the coding sequence ATGGACGTCAGCGACCTGTCGCTCGCGCCGAAGTTCATAGAACACTTCGAGGGACTGGGGATCGAATCGCTGTATCCACCCCAGGCTGCTGCCGTCGAGGCCGGAATCACGCGGGGGGATCGGGTCGTCGCGGCGATGCCCACAGCCAGCGGGAAGACCCTCGTCGCCCAGCTGGCGATGCTGTCGGCCGATGGACCTGCCCTGTACGTCGTCCCCCTTCGTGCGCTCGCCACCGAAAAGTACGAGACGTTTTCCGAACTCCCCGATGTGAGCGTCGGCATTGCGACCGGCGACTACGACGCCGAAAACGAGTCCTTCGACGAGGACGACATCGTCGTTGCGACGAGCGAAAAGGTCGACTCGGCGATCCGGAACGGGGCTAGCTGGGTCGAAGCGATCGCCTGTGTGGTCGTCGACGAGGTCCACCTGCTGAACGCTCGCGGGCGTGGGCCTACGCTGGAAGTCACGCTCGCGAAACTCCGGCGGCTCGTCCCCGACCAGCAACTCGTCGCGCTCTCGGCGACCGTCGGAAACGCCGCGGAGATCGCCGACTGGCTCGATGCCGAACTCGTCCGGTCGACGTGGCGACCGATCGATCTCCGGACCGGGGTGTACGACGATGGCACGGTCACGTTCGACGATGGGGGCCGACGTACGATCGATCCCGGCGACGACCCACCGACGACTGCGATGGTCGCCGACGTGATCGATGACGGTGGGCAGGCTCTCGTCTTCGTCAACTCCCGACGTGAGGCCGAGACGTTCGCCCGGAGCCTCGGCGCGAGGGAGTTCCGGACCGCACCAGACGTCGCAACCGGGATCCGCGAGGGTGCAACGACCAGCACCGGACGGGCACTCGCGGAGGCCGCCGAAGGCGGTGTCGGGTTTCACCACGCTGGCCTTCGCGCCGAACACCGCTCGATCGTCGAGCAGGCGTTTAGAGAGCGCGACCTCGCCGTCCTCTGTGCTACACCGACGCTCGCGGCGGGCGTCAACGTCCCCGCACGGCGGGTGATCGTCCGCGACCACGAGCGGTTCACCGGTGAGGGCTACGAGCCACTACCCGTCCTCGAGGTTCATCAGATGTTCGGCCGTGCGGGGCGACCGGGACTCGATCCCTACGGTGAGGCGATGCTGGTCGCGACCGGCGTCGACGCCGCCGAGCTCCGGGAGCGCTACATCGGAGCAGAACCAGAACGTGTGGAGTCGAAGCTCGACTCGCGGGAGGCGCTCCGGACCCACGTGCTCGCCACGCTCGCTGGCGGCTTTGCCGAGAACCGGTCCGAGCTCGACGACCTCCTCTCCTCGACGTTTTTCGCCCACCAGCGCGACCCGTCCGAGCTGACCGATCTCGTCGACGAAGTACTCTCGTATCTGGACGCGACTGGAATGGTACGGCGCAACGATGGCCTCTCCGCCACAGACCTCGGCCGACTGGTCTCCCGGGTGTACGTCGATCCATTGACTGGTGCAGCAGTCGTGGAAGCGCTCGGTACTGCGGCGGCGATGGATCGGGTGACGACGTTGACGGTGCTCGAAATCATCTGTGATACCGAGGACATGAGCACCCAGTACGTCCGGACCGAGGAGGCGGGCCGTCTCAGTGAGTTCGCCATGCGCAACGCCGAGCAGTTCACCAAACCGGTTCACGACTTCGAGGGAAACTTCCAGTCCTGGCTGGCGACGGTCAAGACGGCGCGGATTCTCGACGACTGGATTGCGGGCGTCGATCCCGCCGACCTCGACGAGCGCTACGGCGTTGCACCGGGCGACGTCCGACGGCTGGCTGAGCGCGCCGAATGGCTGCTATCGGCGACGGAGGTAATCGCTGAACACCTCTCGGATGGGACAGGGACTCACCGACCGACGGATCCTGACTCGGACGTAGAGTACGATACTGTACTCGAACGGCTCCAGGAGACGAGGGCGGCGTTGCTCGACGTTACCGCCGAGTGA
- a CDS encoding cupin domain-containing protein, with translation MSAYKQVNYNEIEPVSGAMHALGDSLDSKQVGVSVVRCDPGWRNMPHDHAENDHEEIYILIDGEATVVIDDDEITMESGDAVWIEPSATRQIRNSDTESAFVLVSAPASRCVAASCEGDDDFWSIEGFVG, from the coding sequence ATGAGCGCCTACAAACAGGTCAACTACAACGAGATCGAACCAGTCTCCGGCGCGATGCATGCACTTGGCGATTCGCTTGATAGCAAGCAGGTCGGTGTGTCCGTGGTCCGCTGCGATCCGGGCTGGCGAAACATGCCTCACGATCACGCCGAGAACGACCACGAGGAGATCTACATCCTGATCGACGGCGAGGCAACGGTGGTGATCGACGACGACGAGATCACGATGGAAAGTGGCGACGCCGTATGGATCGAACCAAGCGCCACGCGCCAGATCAGAAACAGCGACACGGAAAGCGCGTTTGTGCTCGTGAGCGCGCCGGCCTCGCGCTGTGTCGCCGCGAGCTGCGAGGGCGACGACGACTTCTGGTCGATCGAGGGGTTCGTCGGCTGA